A window of Candidatus Parvarchaeota archaeon contains these coding sequences:
- a CDS encoding ATP-binding protein yields the protein MELAQEALSKSVAQRMAMAGPSLAPAGFVIQPPENSIYVGKTRLLNQPFFWNQEALANPHIVVTGTSGSGKSYLVKTLLTRASIVWGTSSIILDWSGEYAPWARASGGTVIDIGGQVGINILERTGGSAASMAQSVLRSFRVLTGIKNEFVQQLIMQQALEQVYMKAGCGRGNRSAMRSFAKAPTLADLGLQLGRMEKKCRGRRLEHCQYVRLVVNEFAQAFGGKRQVGLKRLAGLAVERNGMVCLDLHRLGSEAQKSMAALCAVQYLRDSMATNRLEQGQKIRLFIVADEAWKIAKDEESDLVSIAREGRKYGFSVIIATQNPTDVGKAVLSNAGTSFIFRTVLSEHRKYLCDSYGFQKSQEAQIERLGVGGCLIHLAYSNPAHGCSTFAIGRVDGEQPVEKVILGVGNMKLELERAVFEGKLLEAGLSFAQVEELVGRAAQNAFHIGADALVVELEKAGLHKSSAISVMMGLGFDESHVAKAFAFAEAKKLGRLGSITQLVPHEKDGGSNYGRAAEGKSSEKHGGKKKLGRLEK from the coding sequence ATGGAACTTGCACAAGAGGCATTGAGCAAAAGCGTGGCGCAGAGAATGGCAATGGCAGGCCCCAGCCTTGCGCCTGCGGGATTTGTAATCCAGCCCCCTGAAAACAGCATATATGTTGGGAAAACCAGGCTGCTCAACCAGCCGTTTTTTTGGAACCAGGAGGCGCTTGCAAACCCGCATATAGTGGTGACTGGGACAAGCGGCTCTGGCAAGTCGTATTTGGTGAAGACCCTGCTTACAAGGGCAAGCATTGTCTGGGGAACAAGCAGCATCATTTTGGACTGGTCAGGCGAGTATGCGCCTTGGGCAAGGGCAAGTGGGGGGACGGTAATTGACATTGGCGGGCAGGTTGGAATAAATATTCTTGAAAGGACAGGGGGAAGCGCTGCTTCGATGGCACAGTCGGTCCTTAGGTCTTTCAGGGTCCTCACAGGCATAAAAAACGAGTTTGTCCAGCAGCTTATCATGCAGCAGGCACTTGAGCAGGTTTACATGAAAGCAGGCTGCGGCAGGGGAAACCGGAGTGCCATGCGCTCTTTTGCAAAGGCCCCGACGCTTGCAGACTTGGGCTTGCAGCTGGGGCGCATGGAAAAAAAATGCAGGGGAAGGAGGCTTGAGCATTGCCAGTATGTCAGGCTTGTGGTAAATGAATTTGCACAAGCATTTGGTGGAAAGCGGCAGGTCGGCCTGAAACGCCTTGCAGGGCTTGCAGTGGAGAGGAACGGAATGGTGTGCCTGGATTTGCACCGCCTTGGCTCCGAGGCCCAAAAAAGCATGGCAGCACTGTGCGCTGTCCAGTACCTGCGCGACTCAATGGCCACCAACAGGCTTGAACAAGGGCAAAAAATAAGGCTTTTTATAGTTGCAGACGAGGCGTGGAAAATAGCAAAGGACGAGGAAAGCGACTTGGTTTCCATAGCCAGGGAAGGGAGAAAGTATGGATTTTCCGTAATAATTGCTACACAGAACCCGACTGACGTTGGAAAGGCCGTGCTTTCAAACGCCGGCACAAGCTTTATTTTCCGCACAGTGCTTTCAGAGCACAGGAAATACTTGTGCGATTCTTACGGTTTTCAAAAGTCCCAGGAGGCACAGATTGAAAGGCTTGGGGTTGGCGGATGTTTGATTCATCTTGCATACTCAAATCCAGCCCATGGGTGCAGCACGTTTGCCATAGGGAGAGTTGACGGGGAGCAGCCTGTTGAAAAAGTCATTTTGGGGGTCGGGAATATGAAACTGGAGCTTGAAAGGGCCGTGTTTGAGGGAAAGCTTTTGGAGGCTGGCTTGAGTTTTGCGCAGGTGGAGGAGCTTGTCGGCAGGGCGGCCCAAAACGCATTTCACATAGGGGCTGATGCCCTTGTGGTTGAGCTTGAAAAGGCCGGGCTGCATAAAAGTTCGGCGATTAGTGTAATGATGGGGCTTGGATTTGACGAGTCGCATGTGGCAAAGGCATTTGCGTTTGCAGAGGCAAAAAAGCTTGGGAGGCTTGGAAGCATTACGCAGCTTGTGCCGCATGAAAAGGATGGCGGCAGTAATTATGGCAGGGCGGCGGAAGGAAAGTCCTCCGAAAAACATGGTGGAAAAAAGAAGCTTGGGAGGCTTGAAAAATAG
- a CDS encoding phenylalanine--tRNA ligase subunit beta: MALITLSTKELSKFGNVGEGELEQVLTAIGVPVERIEGGEIDLEITPNRPDMLCVEGVGRAIRAFVHCKNPAYAAYKSGFKVLVDPSVQNIRPFIAVAVVKDVEITPRFLASLINLQEKLHDTMGRKRRKVAIGIHDASKIAFPLTYKAVSRDWAGFVPLDKENIMTPSQILRHHEKGIAYAHLVPGECPLIVDSKGQVLSFPPIINGELTRVTEKTRNVILDVTGTNRQSVSSIMNIIACAFADRGGKVFQVKVGKDAFPEFSGQRLKYPQKLVKSLLGLALVAQKRKKYLSMMGHGLSGSLVAVPPYRADVMHQIDIVEDIAIAHGLNNFPKTLPDFFSEGKKISTPNVHQVLCGMGLLECSSWILTSSQKHKAAGFQTAAGLEIKNKLTEDFAFVRSTIVPNLLEILGKSKDSAMPQKLYEVGPVWDGTRTKDVLCGAIAHHKVSFSEAKSVLKTLFFELGVSFEARPESSPAYIEGRCAGIVANGKRIGIFGEIHPQALHNFGIEQPVAAFELDLSCLG; the protein is encoded by the coding sequence ATGGCCCTAATAACGCTTTCAACCAAGGAGCTGTCCAAATTCGGGAATGTCGGGGAAGGGGAACTTGAGCAGGTTCTCACGGCAATAGGCGTGCCTGTCGAGCGAATCGAGGGAGGAGAGATTGACCTTGAAATAACTCCCAACAGGCCAGACATGCTTTGCGTGGAGGGGGTTGGCAGGGCAATCAGGGCATTTGTGCATTGCAAAAACCCAGCCTACGCTGCCTACAAATCAGGTTTCAAGGTCCTGGTCGACCCGTCTGTCCAAAACATCCGGCCTTTTATCGCAGTCGCCGTTGTCAAGGATGTTGAAATCACGCCGCGGTTCCTCGCCTCATTGATAAACCTGCAGGAAAAGCTGCATGACACCATGGGGAGAAAAAGGCGCAAGGTGGCAATCGGTATCCACGACGCCTCAAAAATCGCCTTCCCGCTCACATACAAGGCAGTAAGCCGTGACTGGGCCGGCTTTGTCCCGCTTGACAAAGAGAACATTATGACACCAAGCCAAATCCTCAGGCATCACGAAAAGGGAATCGCCTATGCCCATCTTGTGCCAGGCGAATGCCCCCTAATAGTGGATTCAAAAGGCCAGGTGCTCTCCTTTCCCCCAATCATAAATGGCGAGCTTACCAGGGTGACTGAAAAGACCCGGAATGTCATACTTGATGTGACAGGCACAAACAGGCAATCGGTAAGCAGCATCATGAACATAATTGCATGTGCCTTTGCAGACCGAGGCGGCAAGGTTTTCCAAGTCAAGGTGGGCAAGGACGCGTTCCCGGAATTTTCAGGCCAGAGGCTCAAATACCCGCAAAAACTTGTAAAGTCGCTTCTTGGCCTTGCACTTGTTGCGCAAAAGAGAAAAAAATATCTCTCAATGATGGGGCACGGGCTTTCAGGCAGCCTGGTGGCAGTGCCGCCTTACAGGGCAGATGTGATGCACCAGATTGACATTGTTGAGGACATTGCCATAGCGCATGGCCTGAACAATTTCCCAAAAACCCTTCCGGACTTTTTCTCGGAGGGCAAGAAAATTTCCACCCCAAACGTGCACCAAGTGCTTTGCGGCATGGGCCTGTTAGAGTGCAGCAGCTGGATTCTCACAAGCTCCCAGAAGCACAAGGCTGCAGGATTTCAAACTGCCGCAGGCCTTGAAATCAAAAACAAGCTTACGGAAGATTTTGCATTTGTCCGCTCCACCATTGTCCCAAACCTGCTTGAGATACTTGGCAAAAGCAAGGACAGTGCAATGCCGCAGAAACTCTACGAAGTCGGCCCTGTCTGGGACGGGACAAGGACAAAAGACGTGCTTTGCGGGGCAATAGCACACCATAAGGTATCGTTTTCAGAGGCAAAATCAGTTCTAAAGACGCTTTTTTTCGAGCTTGGGGTAAGTTTTGAGGCAAGGCCGGAATCCTCTCCAGCATATATTGAAGGCAGGTGCGCAGGCATCGTTGCAAATGGGAAGCGGATTGGGATTTTTGGTGAAATCCATCCGCAGGCCCTTCACAACTTTGGCATTGAGCAGCCTGTTGCAGCCTTTGAGCTTGACCTGTCCTGCCTTGGCTAG